In Campylobacter sp. MIT 99-7217, a genomic segment contains:
- a CDS encoding aldo/keto reductase: MSSRREFLKTSALVAIALGGGLLAFGAKFSPSNMPKRKLGGKNGLEVSALGFGVMGMTYNRGALPDKKAMIRLLHQCVDYGITLFDTAEIYGPHTNEALAGEALSSYKDKICVTTKFGHKIINGVYHKGEVDSRPDTIKRVCDESLKRLKRDYIDMFYQHRFDPKVPIEEVAGTVKDLIKAGKVRHFGVCELNAATIEKANKEQKITAVQSEYHLMWRGVEKDIFPTLERLDIGFVPYSPLNRGFLSGKITSERKFDPKNDNRGELPRFTPEALKANYKIIEVLKEFRQSKKASEAQIALAYLLAKKPYIVPIPGTTKLEHLEENLGALSINLSQKELSSLEQAIDKIEIVGDRYPASLQKQVGF, translated from the coding sequence ATGAGTTCAAGAAGAGAGTTTTTAAAAACTTCAGCCCTTGTGGCTATAGCTTTAGGCGGTGGATTGCTAGCATTTGGTGCGAAATTTAGTCCCTCAAATATGCCAAAAAGAAAGCTTGGAGGTAAAAATGGCTTAGAAGTTTCTGCTCTTGGTTTTGGTGTCATGGGAATGACTTATAATAGGGGTGCGTTACCTGATAAAAAAGCTATGATAAGGCTTTTACATCAATGTGTTGATTATGGGATCACGCTTTTTGATACGGCTGAAATTTATGGTCCTCATACAAATGAAGCCCTTGCAGGAGAGGCTTTAAGCTCATATAAGGATAAAATTTGCGTTACAACAAAATTTGGTCATAAAATCATAAATGGCGTCTATCACAAAGGCGAGGTGGATTCACGCCCTGATACGATAAAAAGGGTTTGTGATGAGAGTTTAAAAAGGCTTAAAAGAGATTATATAGATATGTTTTATCAACACAGATTTGATCCAAAAGTGCCTATTGAAGAGGTTGCTGGAACTGTAAAAGATCTTATAAAAGCTGGAAAAGTTAGGCATTTTGGAGTTTGTGAGCTTAATGCAGCCACTATAGAAAAAGCAAATAAAGAACAAAAAATCACAGCCGTTCAAAGCGAATACCACTTGATGTGGCGTGGTGTAGAAAAGGATATTTTTCCTACGCTTGAAAGACTTGATATAGGCTTTGTGCCTTATAGTCCTTTAAATCGTGGCTTTTTAAGCGGTAAGATTACTAGTGAAAGGAAATTTGATCCTAAAAATGACAATAGAGGCGAGTTACCAAGATTTACCCCTGAGGCTTTAAAAGCAAATTACAAAATCATAGAAGTTTTAAAGGAATTTAGACAAAGCAAAAAGGCTTCTGAGGCTCAAATAGCCCTTGCTTATTTGCTTGCTAAAAAGCCTTACATAGTGCCAATTCCAGGAACTACTAAGCTAGAACATTTAGAAGAAAATTTAGGGGCTTTAAGTATAAATTTAAGTCAAAAAGAGCTTTCAAGCTTAGAACAAGCTATAGATAAAATAGAAATCGTAGGTGATCGCTATCCTGCGAGCTTACAAAAACAAGTTGGTTTTTAA
- a CDS encoding DUF6282 family protein — protein sequence MISRRKFLNLSLSAAIVGANMSLNAKENKEESLLKGVSDIHIHAAPDSKERLSNELAIAKEAKEAGYKSICFKSNDFSCHDRAFIINEILGKSDFKCFGSLVLNYTTGDKLNVFAVEKALATTGGFCRQIWLPTAAAAYQEKMHKTGRKGIAVLDEHEKPLKESMQILHLCKDANIALASGHCSPRESLILAEYAKKIKFEKFIITHANSLIWTMSKDKIKKACDLGAWVEYCVLTNFWGKGTSLSEYETMSWQEFSSFAKIYPQRSFISTDLGQVGLTHPIKAMKQSIIKLKENGLSHNDIDLLVKKNPAFLMGI from the coding sequence ATGATTTCAAGACGCAAATTTTTAAATTTAAGCCTTAGTGCGGCGATTGTTGGAGCTAATATGAGTTTAAATGCAAAGGAAAATAAAGAAGAAAGCTTGCTTAAAGGGGTCAGTGATATACATATTCACGCAGCTCCTGATAGCAAAGAAAGACTAAGTAACGAACTTGCCATAGCCAAAGAGGCAAAAGAAGCAGGCTATAAAAGCATTTGTTTTAAGTCAAATGATTTTAGTTGCCATGATAGAGCCTTTATCATCAATGAAATTTTAGGCAAGAGTGATTTTAAATGCTTTGGTAGCCTTGTTTTAAACTACACCACAGGAGATAAGCTCAATGTCTTTGCTGTAGAAAAAGCCCTTGCCACAACGGGTGGGTTTTGCCGTCAAATTTGGCTACCTACAGCAGCGGCTGCTTATCAAGAAAAAATGCACAAAACAGGACGCAAGGGCATAGCTGTGCTTGATGAGCATGAAAAGCCTCTTAAAGAGAGTATGCAAATTTTGCATCTTTGTAAAGACGCAAACATAGCCCTTGCAAGTGGGCATTGCTCGCCTAGGGAAAGTTTGATTTTGGCTGAATATGCAAAAAAGATAAAATTTGAAAAATTTATCATCACACATGCAAATTCTCTTATTTGGACTATGAGCAAGGATAAGATCAAAAAGGCTTGTGATTTGGGAGCTTGGGTTGAGTATTGTGTGCTTACAAATTTTTGGGGCAAAGGCACTTCATTAAGCGAGTATGAAACTATGAGCTGGCAAGAGTTTAGCTCTTTTGCTAAAATTTATCCTCAAAGAAGCTTTATAAGCACTGATTTAGGACAAGTGGGTCTTACTCACCCTATAAAAGCGATGAAACAAAGCATTATCAAGCTTAAAGAAAATGGTTTAAGTCATAATGATATAGACTTGCTTGTTAAGAAAAATCCAGCTTTTTTAATGGGAATTTAA
- a CDS encoding putative quinol monooxygenase, translating into MKKLIEILGILVCVMGVNLNAKEEIMLTKISKITIKCEFLDEYRDILLRTSSKAVQTEPGVLILYAMQDSKNPCEFNIIEAYKDEQSYKSHLQTPHFKEYKQSTLHMVEKLEFIPYVPLNPKMFLSKEF; encoded by the coding sequence ATGAAAAAGCTTATTGAAATTTTAGGAATTTTAGTTTGCGTTATGGGTGTAAATTTAAATGCAAAGGAAGAAATCATGCTTACAAAAATTTCAAAAATCACCATAAAATGCGAATTTTTAGACGAGTATAGGGATATTTTGCTAAGAACTAGCTCTAAGGCTGTGCAAACTGAACCGGGCGTTTTGATACTTTATGCTATGCAAGATAGCAAAAATCCTTGCGAGTTTAATATCATAGAAGCATATAAAGATGAGCAAAGCTATAAAAGCCACTTACAAACACCGCATTTTAAAGAATACAAACAAAGCACCTTGCACATGGTAGAAAAGCTTGAGTTTATCCCTTATGTGCCTTTAAATCCTAAAATGTTTTTGAGTAAGGAATTTTAA
- a CDS encoding ClbS/DfsB family four-helix bundle protein produces the protein MPRPSNKTELIEASTLEYNKLMSFIDKLDKNTQISPFTYPNAKNVRDKNIRDVLIHLHEWHNLLLNFVKNNLAQTSQNTPFFPEGYNWRTYAKLNLVFHEKHQNTSLDLSKRLLEQSHKAVLAMLELINEDELFSKGTFKWCKGTALGSYFISSLSSHYIWALKSIKTGFKPPKFASKSKA, from the coding sequence ATGCCACGACCAAGCAATAAAACCGAACTTATAGAAGCTAGCACACTTGAATATAATAAGCTTATGAGCTTTATCGATAAATTAGATAAAAATACGCAAATTTCGCCCTTTACTTACCCAAATGCTAAAAATGTGCGTGATAAAAATATCCGTGATGTGCTTATTCATCTGCACGAATGGCACAATCTGCTTTTAAATTTCGTGAAAAATAACCTCGCTCAAACGAGCCAAAATACACCCTTTTTTCCAGAGGGCTATAATTGGCGCACCTATGCTAAGCTAAATTTAGTCTTTCACGAAAAACACCAAAATACAAGCTTAGATTTAAGTAAAAGGCTTTTAGAGCAAAGTCATAAAGCCGTGCTTGCTATGCTTGAACTTATAAATGAGGACGAACTTTTTAGCAAAGGCACATTTAAATGGTGTAAAGGCACGGCTTTAGGTAGTTATTTTATCTCATCTCTTAGCTCGCATTATATTTGGGCATTAAAGAGCATTAAAACAGGATTTAAGCCACCAAAATTTGCTAGCAAATCAAAAGCATAG
- a CDS encoding aldo/keto reductase, which translates to MQNSRREFLSKAAKTAAVFSLLSAGVSMAKENEKISLKQSKKLPLRSLGKKLKVSALGLGCMGMSHGHGPARPIPEMIKLIRQAYDMGVTYFDTAEIYGPHTNEELVGEALKPLRSKVIIGTKFGLYYPFGKQHQDSSKKAILRAVDGSLKRLKTDYIDLYTQHRVDPDTPIEEVADTMRELVKMGKIRFWGLSEAGAKTIERAHKEFPLTAVQSQYSISFREHENDGVIDTCKRLGIGFVAYSPLDRGLLTGVMTPDFKFAPGDMRLAFPRYTPAALEKNQEIVAFLAQLAKEKNATITQVALAWLLAQNEHLMPIPETTNPKHLLENLGAVNVKFSQNELKNIDEAVRKIPIVGERFAPGSDAANSVGL; encoded by the coding sequence ATGCAAAATTCAAGAAGAGAGTTTTTAAGCAAGGCTGCAAAAACTGCAGCAGTTTTTAGTCTCTTAAGTGCAGGAGTGAGCATGGCAAAGGAAAATGAAAAAATTTCTTTAAAGCAAAGCAAAAAACTACCCCTAAGAAGCTTAGGAAAAAAGCTTAAGGTAAGTGCTTTAGGGCTTGGTTGTATGGGCATGAGTCATGGACATGGACCAGCCCGTCCGATACCTGAGATGATAAAGCTTATAAGACAGGCTTATGATATGGGCGTTACTTATTTTGATACAGCTGAAATTTATGGACCGCACACAAATGAAGAGCTTGTGGGAGAAGCTTTAAAGCCGCTTCGATCAAAGGTTATCATAGGCACTAAATTTGGACTTTATTATCCCTTTGGCAAACAGCACCAAGACTCAAGCAAAAAGGCGATTTTAAGAGCTGTTGATGGGAGTTTAAAAAGGCTTAAAACCGATTATATCGATCTTTATACCCAGCACAGAGTTGATCCTGATACTCCTATAGAAGAAGTAGCTGATACTATGCGTGAGCTTGTAAAAATGGGTAAAATTCGCTTCTGGGGGCTTAGCGAAGCAGGGGCTAAGACCATAGAAAGAGCGCATAAGGAATTTCCTCTAACAGCTGTTCAAAGTCAGTATTCTATAAGCTTTAGAGAGCATGAAAATGATGGAGTGATTGATACTTGCAAAAGGCTAGGCATAGGCTTTGTGGCTTATTCTCCACTTGATAGAGGGCTTTTAACCGGGGTGATGACGCCTGATTTTAAATTTGCACCCGGCGATATGCGTTTAGCCTTTCCAAGATACACTCCAGCTGCACTTGAAAAAAATCAAGAAATAGTAGCCTTTTTAGCCCAGCTTGCAAAGGAAAAAAATGCGACTATCACACAAGTTGCTCTTGCTTGGCTTTTGGCTCAAAATGAACATTTAATGCCTATACCAGAAACAACAAATCCTAAGCATTTGCTAGAAAACCTAGGTGCTGTGAATGTGAAATTTAGCCAAAATGAGCTAAAAAACATAGATGAAGCTGTAAGAAAGATCCCTATCGTTGGAGAGCGTTTTGCTCCGGGAAGTGATGCGGCAAACAGCGTTGGACTTTAA
- a CDS encoding carboxymuconolactone decarboxylase family protein, translating into MKRREFLKTGAKLGAVLTALNLGFSELLAKPSTKIKEITMNLTKIAKENFERLFGKQTPPLAKTDPEFFERYVNFAFDESLKFSSKLEEKQRLMLVLGALIASGGLSEFKIMLKASLNAGVKPEEVQEILYQSTPYVGMGKALEFILASNEIFKELKIALPLAPRANTTLENRQEKGLEIQRKFFGSAIDKGNAAAPNDEKHIRAFLSAHCFGDFYTRGGLELKFRELLTFVFVSALGGADAQVKAHVAGNLNIGNDRSILLATITTLIPYIGYPRSLNALAALNELSKAKA; encoded by the coding sequence ATGAAAAGAAGGGAATTTTTAAAAACAGGTGCAAAACTAGGTGCTGTCTTAACAGCTTTAAATTTGGGCTTTAGCGAACTTTTAGCTAAGCCTAGCACAAAAATAAAGGAAATAACAATGAATTTAACAAAAATCGCAAAAGAAAATTTTGAGCGCCTTTTTGGCAAGCAAACACCGCCTTTAGCCAAAACAGATCCTGAGTTTTTTGAAAGATATGTGAATTTTGCCTTTGATGAGAGCTTGAAATTTAGCTCAAAGCTAGAAGAAAAACAAAGACTTATGCTTGTTTTAGGGGCTTTAATAGCAAGCGGAGGGCTTAGTGAATTTAAGATCATGTTAAAAGCAAGCTTAAATGCTGGGGTTAAGCCTGAGGAGGTGCAAGAAATCCTTTATCAAAGCACGCCTTATGTTGGCATGGGCAAGGCTTTAGAGTTTATCTTGGCTAGTAATGAGATCTTTAAAGAGCTTAAAATAGCCCTGCCACTTGCACCTAGAGCTAATACCACCCTAGAAAATAGGCAAGAAAAGGGGCTTGAAATTCAGCGTAAATTTTTTGGCTCTGCCATAGATAAGGGCAATGCTGCTGCGCCAAATGATGAAAAGCACATAAGAGCCTTTTTATCTGCACATTGCTTTGGGGATTTTTATACAAGAGGTGGGCTTGAGCTTAAATTTAGAGAGCTTTTGACCTTTGTCTTTGTAAGTGCTTTAGGAGGAGCTGACGCTCAGGTAAAAGCCCATGTAGCAGGGAATTTAAACATAGGAAATGATAGAAGCATCTTACTTGCTACCATCACAACACTTATCCCTTACATAGGCTATCCAAGAAGCTTAAACGCCCTTGCAGCACTTAATGAGCTAAGCAAGGCTAAGGCTTAG
- a CDS encoding outer membrane beta-barrel protein, giving the protein MKKTLCSLVLVSSVLSSVAFAENDGFFVGGGLGWASSKVEKNGNDVTGNDLNLHGILGFKQFFDENFGVRVYGNLYYNSMSDMPSYVGTYYNIGANVDALYNFINQGSSSYGVFGGINLGFTFWNDTGFDTSLNFGGRAVFNEVHSAELAFRVPLQSHDLNDRGLKGKQTFNTMLRYVYSLY; this is encoded by the coding sequence ATGAAAAAAACCCTTTGTTCTTTAGTTTTGGTAAGTAGCGTTTTATCTAGCGTTGCTTTTGCTGAAAATGATGGCTTTTTTGTTGGTGGTGGCTTGGGCTGGGCTTCGAGCAAGGTTGAAAAAAATGGTAACGATGTTACAGGGAATGACTTAAACCTTCATGGTATTTTGGGTTTTAAGCAGTTTTTTGATGAAAATTTTGGTGTTCGTGTTTATGGAAATCTGTATTATAATAGCATGAGTGATATGCCTTCTTATGTAGGAACTTACTATAATATCGGTGCAAATGTTGATGCCCTTTATAATTTTATCAATCAAGGCTCAAGCTCTTATGGTGTTTTTGGTGGTATAAATTTAGGCTTTACTTTTTGGAATGATACCGGCTTTGATACTTCCCTAAATTTTGGAGGTAGAGCGGTTTTTAATGAGGTGCATTCTGCTGAGCTTGCTTTTAGAGTTCCTCTTCAAAGCCATGACTTAAATGATCGTGGCTTAAAAGGCAAGCAGACTTTTAACACTATGTTAAGATATGTTTATAGTCTTTATTGA
- a CDS encoding CapA family protein, producing the protein MKRAFDFCLRFLLFLNLFYFSHADQTHVNSNLSSQQDIFELSLIMTGDALLHSRVYKDAKISKDGRVSYDFSPMLRFLKPLIKEHDLAFYNQESVLGGKELGLSTYPNFNSPQEFGLNMLELGFNLVSLANNHSFDRKEEALLSSLRFWQKTNAVFAGVNKNLRESRKNKIYTKNGIKYAFLAYTYGLNSYELPKEQAFLINIYSKERLKQDIQALRSEVDLLIVSMHWGKEYVFTPTKEQKDLAFFLAEQGVDIVIGTHPHVLQPIEMINDTLVVYSLGNFLSSQIGLERRIGALVSLKITKKPQEKIKMSDLKAELTYVHYDEDGDKFTNFIVYPFSLLNEEILPHHQEIKDQYLRILFKDFQEEKSGLE; encoded by the coding sequence ATGAAAAGGGCTTTTGATTTTTGCTTACGATTTTTACTCTTTCTTAATCTTTTTTATTTTTCCCATGCGGATCAAACGCATGTAAATTCTAATTTATCTTCTCAACAAGATATTTTTGAACTTTCTTTGATCATGACAGGAGATGCCTTGCTCCATAGTCGTGTTTATAAGGACGCAAAAATATCAAAAGATGGTCGAGTAAGTTATGACTTTTCTCCTATGTTAAGGTTTTTAAAGCCTTTGATTAAAGAGCATGATCTGGCTTTTTATAATCAAGAAAGCGTTTTAGGGGGCAAGGAGCTTGGACTTAGTACTTATCCAAATTTTAATTCCCCACAAGAATTTGGTTTAAATATGCTTGAACTTGGTTTTAATCTTGTATCTTTAGCCAATAATCATAGTTTTGATCGCAAAGAAGAGGCTTTGTTGAGTTCTTTACGATTTTGGCAAAAAACAAATGCTGTTTTTGCTGGAGTAAATAAAAATTTAAGAGAAAGTAGGAAAAATAAAATTTATACTAAAAATGGTATAAAATATGCTTTTTTGGCTTATACTTATGGTTTAAATTCTTATGAACTTCCCAAAGAGCAAGCTTTTTTGATCAATATTTATAGTAAGGAAAGATTAAAACAAGATATACAAGCATTGCGATCCGAGGTTGATTTACTCATCGTTTCTATGCATTGGGGAAAAGAATATGTTTTTACTCCAACAAAAGAGCAAAAGGATCTTGCTTTCTTTTTGGCAGAGCAAGGAGTTGACATTGTTATAGGGACACACCCTCATGTCTTACAGCCTATTGAGATGATAAATGATACTTTGGTGGTGTATTCTTTAGGAAATTTTCTTTCTTCTCAAATCGGCTTAGAGCGAAGAATAGGTGCTTTAGTAAGTTTAAAGATTACGAAAAAACCACAAGAAAAAATTAAAATGAGCGATCTTAAAGCCGAACTTACTTATGTGCATTATGATGAAGATGGAGATAAATTTACAAATTTTATAGTGTATCCTTTTTCTTTGCTTAATGAAGAAATTTTGCCTCATCATCAAGAGATCAAAGATCAGTATTTACGCATTCTTTTTAAGGATTTTCAAGAAGAAAAAAGTGGTTTGGAATAA
- a CDS encoding outer membrane beta-barrel protein produces MKKIASSVILASSLLSCTAFAEEAGFFIGANTAYGSIKAGDTSGFNAYRFGLVGGYKQFFTEEFGARYYLNLDTGTKYTKGSNNSQIQRFDLGLNVDALYNFLQSNDLEYGVFGGLSLDYAMNEEKLKRIDGPDGQGLDLGINFGLRLNYAQKHGVELFSRFGLTGVKLGKPDDSTQISPYSDEKIQTPYAVGLRYTYSF; encoded by the coding sequence ATGAAAAAAATAGCTAGTAGCGTGATCTTGGCTTCAAGCTTACTTAGTTGCACAGCTTTTGCTGAAGAAGCAGGCTTTTTTATCGGTGCAAATACAGCCTATGGCTCTATAAAAGCAGGGGATACAAGCGGATTTAATGCCTATAGATTTGGTCTTGTTGGTGGTTATAAGCAGTTTTTTACTGAAGAATTTGGTGCAAGATATTATCTTAATCTTGATACAGGAACAAAATACACAAAGGGTAGCAATAACTCGCAAATTCAAAGATTTGATCTTGGATTAAATGTAGATGCACTTTATAATTTTTTACAAAGTAATGATCTTGAATATGGAGTTTTTGGCGGTTTAAGTCTTGATTATGCGATGAATGAGGAAAAATTAAAGCGTATTGATGGACCTGATGGACAGGGGCTTGATTTGGGGATTAATTTTGGTTTAAGACTAAACTATGCACAAAAACATGGTGTTGAGCTCTTCTCAAGATTTGGTCTAACAGGAGTTAAACTTGGAAAGCCAGATGATAGCACGCAAATATCGCCATACAGCGATGAAAAAATCCAAACACCTTATGCTGTAGGACTTCGCTATACTTATAGCTTTTGA
- the msrA gene encoding peptide-methionine (S)-S-oxide reductase MsrA, which yields MKQIFLGGGCFWCIEAVFERVLGLVTEVGYVGNTPNPTYQSVCMGDGSIEVVRINYDEHIIKLEEILDIFFKIHDPTSLDRQGADVGVQYRSAIFFENVQDRDLILNFIQNIQIKFPQPILTQVAKLPLYTKAEEYHQHFFTKNPTQAYCLATIPPKLKKLGFN from the coding sequence TTGAAACAAATTTTTCTTGGTGGTGGCTGTTTTTGGTGTATAGAAGCTGTTTTTGAGCGTGTTTTAGGGCTTGTTACTGAGGTAGGCTATGTAGGAAATACACCAAATCCCACCTATCAAAGCGTTTGCATGGGTGATGGAAGTATCGAGGTGGTTCGCATAAACTATGATGAACATATCATCAAACTTGAAGAAATTTTAGATATTTTTTTTAAAATTCATGATCCAACTAGCCTTGATAGACAGGGTGCTGATGTAGGGGTTCAATACCGATCTGCTATCTTTTTTGAAAATGTGCAAGATAGAGATTTGATATTAAATTTTATCCAAAATATCCAAATCAAATTTCCTCAACCAATCCTTACTCAGGTAGCAAAACTTCCTCTTTACACAAAGGCTGAAGAATATCATCAACATTTTTTTACCAAAAATCCAACTCAGGCGTATTGTTTAGCCACTATACCACCAAAACTAAAAAAGCTTGGTTTTAACTAA
- the ppa gene encoding inorganic diphosphatase, translated as MNLSKIKIGEIPNKINAVIEIPYGSSIKYELDKESGAIMVDRVMASAMFYPANYGFIANTLADDGDPVDILVLNEYPIQAGAVIPCRLIGVLIMEDESGMDEKLLAVPTSKVDPRYDNIKSYTDLPQATLNKIKNFFETYKILEPNKWVKVQDFKDIKAAEEILQKAVANFKG; from the coding sequence ATGAATTTAAGCAAAATCAAAATAGGAGAAATCCCAAACAAAATCAACGCAGTGATCGAAATCCCTTATGGCTCGAGTATAAAATATGAGCTTGATAAAGAAAGTGGTGCTATCATGGTGGATCGCGTTATGGCTAGTGCGATGTTTTATCCGGCAAATTATGGCTTCATCGCAAACACTTTGGCTGATGATGGCGATCCTGTGGATATTTTGGTTTTAAATGAATATCCTATCCAAGCAGGAGCAGTGATTCCATGCCGTTTGATCGGCGTTTTGATCATGGAAGATGAAAGCGGAATGGACGAAAAACTTTTAGCCGTGCCTACAAGTAAGGTTGATCCAAGATATGACAATATCAAGTCTTACACCGATTTACCACAAGCTACACTGAATAAAATCAAAAATTTCTTTGAAACTTATAAAATCCTAGAGCCAAATAAATGGGTTAAGGTGCAAGATTTCAAAGATATTAAGGCTGCTGAAGAGATTTTACAAAAAGCGGTTGCTAATTTTAAGGGATAA
- a CDS encoding adenylate kinase has protein sequence MKDLFLIIGAPGSGKTTDASIIAKEDDSVTHYSTGDLLREEVARKTELGKLIDSFISKGNLVPLNVVVDTIVTAIKNAPTQNIIIDGYPRSVEQMQAFDKVLSEQNEVCLKGVIEVKVSEQVARDRVLGRNRGADDNEEVFNNRMGVYLEPLEAIIKFYESKNLHFVINGERSIEEIVMDMRALINKIKSKG, from the coding sequence ATGAAAGATTTGTTTTTGATTATAGGAGCGCCTGGAAGTGGCAAGACTACCGACGCAAGCATTATCGCAAAGGAAGATGATAGCGTTACGCATTATTCTACCGGCGATTTGTTAAGAGAAGAAGTAGCACGCAAAACCGAACTTGGAAAGCTTATCGATAGCTTCATCTCAAAGGGAAATTTAGTGCCTTTAAATGTCGTCGTAGATACCATAGTAACGGCGATTAAAAACGCTCCCACACAAAATATTATCATCGATGGCTATCCAAGAAGCGTTGAGCAAATGCAAGCCTTTGATAAGGTTTTAAGCGAGCAAAATGAGGTTTGCTTAAAGGGCGTGATTGAGGTTAAAGTAAGCGAGCAAGTGGCTAGAGACAGGGTTTTAGGACGAAACCGCGGGGCTGATGATAATGAAGAGGTTTTTAATAACAGAATGGGGGTCTATCTTGAGCCTTTAGAAGCTATCATTAAATTTTATGAGAGCAAGAATTTGCATTTTGTCATCAATGGCGAAAGAAGTATAGAAGAAATCGTCATGGACATGAGGGCTTTAATCAACAAAATCAAATCGAAAGGATAA